The Prunus dulcis chromosome 3, ALMONDv2, whole genome shotgun sequence genome segment cttatggtcctcaaggttagtatgtgcaatcacaaatggtccctgccgttaggttctgtcaaaaactctgttagtttgctgacttggcatacatatatatcacaaaacatccctgaggtttacacacttatcacaaatggtccctatgaattttttttatttttttatttaaaattcgtaaaattttggttttctttttaaaattatttataaatgaaaaaaatcatttatagaaggattttaatcttgaggaccatttatgaaccctaaacctttagtttttttcattttaaaattttatgaattttaaattatttttaaaaaacttcattagtttgttgatgtggcatatatatggagccaacatctacaataatatagtgtcacatgtatttaaaatttaatatatattttaaaataattataattcataaaattttaaaaagaaaacaaaaatgttatgaattttaaattttaaaaatttaaaaatttcatagggaccatttgtgataggtttgtgaacctcaaggatgttttgtgatatacatatatgccacgtcagtaaactaacagagtttttgacgaAACCTAACggtagggaccatttgtgatcatgcatactaagaggaccacgaatgacaaaaaaaaacattaaggatgcaatctgatagtttcataaaccttaaggacgttttgtgataataagcctttaaAATATACAGGATTTAGGTAGTGAACTGATGAATATATACAAGATTTAGGTTGGTAACCAAttaaacttttcaaaaaaacttAAATCTGTTTAGAAGCTATTTGATGacttattttagtttttcattttcagtggATGTTATAAAGAATTCGTAGTATTTTTTAgtgaattttttgaaattaagaTGAAGTTTGTATAGGTCTTGAGGTTCGTATTGGGTCTGCAATGGAACACAAGAGTCAAGCGGTCGTGTCCAAGTCAAGAGGTCCCAAATAGAAAAAGTGCacataaaaacttaaaacactgaaaatgaaatgatggccatttaattatatattctgaagaagaaaaaaaaaaaattttgattacTCTTGAATTGAATAGATGTGGTGAGTTGGGAATGAttttatgatgtggaattaacaaaaaaaaatttatcagcTGTGTAAAATTGAGATGAATAGATGTGGGTTCATCGAATTAATAGCTGATGTCCTCTAAAAATTTGGTCTCTTTAGTCTTGTGTCGTCGTTTGAGTAATTGACATCTATTTTTAGGCAAGAAAGTGCGAATACATTGTCAACTGGGACTGACTGATCTTTCTACAAACCTCTAGGAAATCAACTCCACCATCCATCTCTtccaccattttcaaccaaacaataaaaaaagttcCTGCATATTTGGCGGCACGAAGACTTACTCTTTTCctcaaacatatataaatagatGCCTCTTCAATCCATTGGGACGCAGACACCTCTCTCTTGtcctttgtttgtttgtctCTACCTTTTAATCAAGACATATATAGATATCAATTGATATCAAGATGTATTTTATCAGGCTCAACACACCCATTACTTAtatcttcctctctttctttttcttcttcttttcttcatcgTCTGCTTTCAACATCACTGAAGTTCTAAACAAGTACCCGGACTTCAGCATCTTCAACGACTACCTGACCCGAACCCAAGTTTCCAGGCAGATCAATGAGCACCCAGTCGTGACGATTCTCGCTGTCAACAATGCCGCCATGTCCTCATTAGTAGGAAAATCAATGGACCTCATCAACAAAGTGATGCGCATCCACGTATTTTTGGACTACTATACCCTCAATAAGTTGAAGAGCTTGCCATCTTCGCAGCCTTCCCAAGTGACCACACTGCTCGAATCTCCTGATCGACAACGCTACTTGAACATCACAAATGTTGGCACCCTCACAATTGTTTCAGGTGCTGGTTCTGAGAAAGTAGGTGTCCTTCGAGATATTTATCCTGACGACATTTATAAGACATCAATTGTGGAAGTTAGCAATGTAATTATGCCTTCAAGCTTATTAACTACTTCACCCTCATCACCATCACCTTCTCCGCCATCTTCAGTGCCTTCTCTGCCATCTTCGGTACCTTCTCCGCCCTCATCAGTGCCTTCTTCATCCACTTTCAACATCACCAAAATTCTATTCGACTATCCAGATTTCACCACATTCAATACCTACCTCACCGACACCCAAGTTTGTGACCAAATCAATGTAGGCTCCTCCGTCACGGTCCTTGCAGTTAACAATGCCGCCATGTCCTCTTTGGTAGGAAAATCAGCCGACATTAAGAAGAAGGTGCTAAGCCTCCATGTTATTACAGGCTATTATACCCTCAACAAATTCAGGAGCTTGCCAAATTCGCAAACAACCCAACTAAACACAACGCTCCAAGCTTCTTTCCAATCAGTAGGCTTTCAAGGCTTGTTGAACGTCACAAATGGGGACACTGTCTCACTTGTTTCCGCTTCCGGTTCTGAAAAAGCACAGCTAGTTAAAGATATATACACTGATGATTTCAAAATATCAGTGGTGGAAATTAGCAATCTAATTGTTCCTTCAGACTCACCAACTTCACCGCCTTCATCTCCTTCTGCATCCACTTCATTGCCTCCTTCATCCACtccttcttcatcatctcccTTTGACATCACCAGAACTCTAACCGGAAGCCCTGATTTCAACCTCTTCAGCACCTACCTTACTCAAACCCAAGTAGCTAACCAGATCAATGAACGTAAAACCATGACAATCTTCGTTGTCAACAATGGTGCCATGACCTCTTTAGTAGACAAACCAATGgagattaagaaaaaggttttGAGTCTCCACGTTATCATGGACTACTATACCGTCCAAAAGTTCCACAACTTGCCGGTTTCGCAACCCACTCGAATAAACACACTGCTTCAAGTTACTGACCAGCCAAGTGCCCAACAAGGCTTTGTGAACGTAACAAATGGGGACACCATCTCGATTGTTTCAGCCGCTGGTTCAGACCAAGCAGTCGTAGTTCGAGATATTGCTGCGGATGAAAGTTCTTACATATCAGTAGTGCAAATTAGTAATCTAATATTGCCTTCAAGCTTAACTGCGCCAACCCCATCACCTTCTTCAAACCCAGGTAAGTTGCGATCTGCAGCGCCAGTCAAGGCTCCAACTAGCAGCATTGCAGCCGCATCAAAGGTAGGAGACAGTCCATCTAGCAGCATTGCAGCCGCACCAGTATCCAATGCACCAATTACCTCAATTGCCAGCGGACCAATTGGAGCTGCCCTAGCTCCGCATGCATCTGCAGTCTCTTCTATTGAATGTGCTTCTATTGTAACTATGATTTTGGTGTCGGCTTTTTCTTTGGCTTCCGTGATCGTGATTTGAGTCATAAGAAAAATCAGGTTTGCATATTATAAAGCCAGGCTCCATCATTTTTGTATGCATCTCTACTATTATAAATTCAGGTCACAACTTTGAGTTCTTTACTTCCTacccataaaattcattttaaatcacCTACAACCTTTTCCTTtagttttctatataaaaaaaacccaattttttcaaataatacccgatgactaggatccaactaaacaagttacctaatataatttaaaatttgatttattgtatttttcagattccaaaactaccCCTATTTATAAGTTAATGTGTTATGGGGGTATAACTAATGACACCCGTTGAATTTGGAAATATCTCCAAATAATTGTAAAGGGCGTAGGAACTAATttagaaacttatttgaaattaaatattaaattccaCATTAAAGTATTagtattctttttcttttttctttttttgagaaaaaagtattagtaatctatttttgaattaattgtgtttttcttCTATGAATTACGACTAGTAATCTATTTAaagtattaataatttaacttcaatattaaatttaggaattaatgttgttttctttttatgaattatacgaccagtattcttttttattatagttttatgaataataGTGCTaattatgttaaaaaaataatttgataatatatttattgtttgtttttaaaatattttttttaatgaacctattttttctccaaatattgtacctattttcttctttattacttgttttataaaaaataatttgatcatctttttattgtttgttttatgaaaacaatttttttttttaaatgagcctattttttctctcaaaataatgtacctattttttttctctaataatgtgcctattttttttctacataatgtacctattttttctctcaaaataatgtatctattttttctctcaaaataatgtacctattttttctcttaaaataatgtacctattttttccCCTAAACAATTTACCTGGTATAATGAACCTACTTTTTTCCTCTAAAtgatgtaccttttttttctctaataatgtatacctagtaaaacaatttacctagtataatgaattaatttttttcttctaagtaatgtacttatttttaatttataaaagaatgtgcataaatttcaattatacaacgtacctattttctataaattattgtgtatctatttttaatttatgaaaaatttacagaaattccaattacaaagtaattgacctatttttgttaatttgttttggtaactactatacctatatttttatacgtatatatatatatatatatatttatatttttcatatgaacattattggatatgtaatttacatattttttttatttgcaatttTAAGGGGCCATACGTTAGAGGGAatggcaaccaaaagaaatgaggtgattgatatgctattaatagggagttttaattacaattatggcAATTAATGAAAGGCTTGGAataacttataaataaaatatgaagtctgATGGCAAAGATGTAAAAACATAGGAATACTACGACCTCTTATATCCTACCGGTCATTTAAGtttgaaattgggttttacacatagatttatagaatgatgggtatatgtctaggaaatagaaattgtaGGGACCTATATTGGACAATCAAGATCGAAcgaagaaaaaccaaaaaataataataataataatagagaGAGAAGGCCTCTGTTGAAATGTATGCATGTCACATGCCTCACCATATGTACCATCACAAACAATAGACAAAAAATCGTAGTttaaaaatattctttttcctACAATGCAAATTCAATATTTTGATAAGTTCAATAAACGAGAAGGAACTTGTTAGAACATTTGATCAAGAGAAAATGCAATGGAAAGTTAGACGCCCGTTGTAAAGAGTTCCACCAATtaacttataattttgtaacTGCTACCATTCACGCCAACATTTGAAGGATTTGTGTTTAGTTCTAGTTTCCtattatgtaagtttggaaGTACCAATTTCTAaggtttttttccttctaaaaCGAGCATTTCGTTTTACAAAATTCGATGAAGCGAAATTTCTAGAAATCAACACTCGTATACtgttcaattatttttgcaattaATACATGCATAAAAGTATTCTATGGAATATTCGATCACGTAAAATGATAAGAAATTCGAAAAACTGTGTCAAAAGCCGTTTCAGTtagctttaaatttttgtaagTGCTACATCTGTGGTTTTTGTAACTTCACGCGAAACCAGTGAATAATTTGTCTGTAGTTAATCAAGCCTTGATCCA includes the following:
- the LOC117621665 gene encoding fasciclin-like arabinogalactan protein 8: MYFIRLNTPITYIFLSFFFFFFSSSSAFNITEVLNKYPDFSIFNDYLTRTQVSRQINEHPVVTILAVNNAAMSSLVGKSMDLINKVMRIHVFLDYYTLNKLKSLPSSQPSQVTTLLESPDRQRYLNITNVGTLTIVSGAGSEKVGVLRDIYPDDIYKTSIVEVSNVIMPSSLLTTSPSSPSPSPPSSVPSLPSSVPSPPSSVPSSSTFNITKILFDYPDFTTFNTYLTDTQVCDQINVGSSVTVLAVNNAAMSSLVGKSADIKKKVLSLHVITGYYTLNKFRSLPNSQTTQLNTTLQASFQSVGFQGLLNVTNGDTVSLVSASGSEKAQLVKDIYTDDFKISVVEISNLIVPSDSPTSPPSSPSASTSLPPSSTPSSSSPFDITRTLTGSPDFNLFSTYLTQTQVANQINERKTMTIFVVNNGAMTSLVDKPMEIKKKVLSLHVIMDYYTVQKFHNLPVSQPTRINTLLQVTDQPSAQQGFVNVTNGDTISIVSAAGSDQAVVVRDIAADESSYISVVQISNLILPSSLTAPTPSPSSNPGKLRSAAPVKAPTSSIAAASKVGDSPSSSIAAAPVSNAPITSIASGPIGAALAPHASAVSSIECASIVTMILVSAFSLASVIVI